AATAATTGAGAGACATCTGGTTTTCGTTTTCTTGCTTCTGTCGTTGTCATTTTATTCCAAAGAAAGGGTGGGTGGTATGCCGATTTTCATGGCTCCCCAATTTTTTGTGTCCCTCTAAAGGAATGTCAAGAGTCCATGTATGAGCATCCAAATGAACTTGAAGCTTTTTGCCTTCAACAATATAAACTTGCTTCTATAGTTTCATTCACAAATTTGCCGGTGTCGGCATCGCTCTCTGACTCTTtcaattgaagttcaaactCGCGTCATGAAGGTCCCAAGGAACACAGCTAATCGATGAATGATTCTAATCCTATCGACGCGCTTACAGACCGGTCTCCAACAGTCGCGGTTTCGTAGTCACCGTCGGATGACAATTAGGCCTCCGGTGGATGCCGTTCTATTTGATCTTAGGCCGACATACCCGCCAAAATATGTTGGAAAAATAATGGAATGTAGTAACAATGTGGTCGGACTTTGAGGtgtgtaatcactctcttttaggatcaatttgccccacgaagttgctataggtttctggcaaattcccttctggatacaacaaagtcgcgATGAGATTActggatagcaattccagtaatTCTCCAAAACCCTCTACGAAACAATGAAGATTGgctgtctctcttttgaaggaaaacgaaagaaataaaagttgtcacgtaaattgaacaaaattgtcCTATATATAATACTAATGgaacacacctcttggtgtccAAACCGCCCATGTACGAACGCACcttttcatgtccgaaacatcgcaccaattcatgtccgaaacattacCATTTGGACATGACTGTTTGTGAGTGATAACAATCATTCGAACACAACCGTTCGTAAGAGACAACCGCCATTCGGACGCAACTGTTCATGTCCGAACAGTCatgattaataataaataatataaaaataaaataaattgatttcgaaaaagaaaataataattaaggtttatttcCGTCCGCGGCGCGCAAGCgtgcaaagtgctaagtgcgtCTAATAATCGCGTCAAAATCGCGCAATCACACGCGCACCCGcacgcgggtatagtggggtctagcccacttgcccatttctttattccgaAAGACTATTgtggccttctaactaataaagagacttgcacccttctttctatcctatgtgggattgaaaaggcagctttttgttttaacaaacaaacttcaacaaaatATGCACGCGCATGTCTTGTGTTGGTGATGTCCAAGAGAGTTTTTGCGTGAGGCGAGACGAAGAATATATTCTGGCGAAAAGAAGATTGCGATTGGCGTCACTCGTCACCAGCAAAATACGAAAGCGGGCTGCGACTACTTACACTCGCGAATTCAATTCTTGTCCCCTCTTGACCAGGAAGGGAACAAGAAAGCTTTTGCGGGGTCTTGTAACGTCTCAGATTTCTTCTGTACAGCACGAGACAAAATTCCACGCCCGAAAAGTCTTTCTTGCGATGAAAGAGAAACAATAACAAGGTCGGCAAAGCTAGAAATGACCCAAGGATTCCCTCAGAAGAGGGGAATAAAGACAATACAAAGTTGTCCTCTTTTGAAAACGACCCATACGAGGCCATTTGTCAAGAAACTAGCGGGTAACGCTCGGGTCCAAATTGAGCCCTGAACAAAGTTTTGTTCGAAATGAGGTCGTGACCCTGAAAAGCACCGACGTATCGTGTTAGATACTCTCCAACACTTCTCCGACACTCTCTGAAGACATGTCAGTGACATGTGAATCCAACATCCCCATGTCATTTCGTCCAACATCCCCGCGTCATTTCGTCAGGCACGGAATTAATTTTAAGTATATTTTCAATAGATTgtggatcaaaatataaatccataaaaaatatatatacttaaatctAAAGAATTccatttggaaccgtgggcccggaaccggcccgttgaccgggcccacggttccataatttttcgaaccgccggtttcgggccggttccgacccgtaaattaaaaaaaaaaaagtgttagtGGGGCAAGAGCCGCcgggctctttgccccatggCGCCGGGCCCCTGCGGGCCCGCTTCCACCcgttggcccaaagagccgttgccttttatttaaaaaaaaaattgaattatttttattttttgcctataaatacctatcctctctctttcatttttatcacaaatcctctcaacaattctttcaaattctctcaaatcctctcaattcgctcaaattctctcaattcactcaattctctcaatccccactcaattctctcaacGGATTTCCGattaattctctcaaaaatggcaaatgGAAGCGTAAATACCGACAAGgacaagatgactatgggagattccgagtatcccactcctcaatatgatcctcgtgagtatgcatgttgggaagacgacgatgataatatcaactatgtcccgattccgaacgtcgagcacatcccaacacaagaaagtcttcatcctcccaccggtgtcgaagaaacgtcaatggCAAATGAGCccgaacggaagggccgagataatacatccgacttgtggctacacttcgataAGGTACGCGATGAAGGCAAAGGtaagtataaatataaaatgtaaatattgttcgcaaacatataaatttacgaaaggagacggctacggaacattccgttggcatttgacaaaaaaacatccaacgcaagcggggatcgacaatacgcaacaacaaatttccgggtacgccacttctaatcctcatcctatattccattacattgatgcactttataaacaaacattagctgaatatgttgcccttgatcatgctccgtttaatactggtgaagattttaatatgaaatatttgataaatactgcgttggttccacaagcaccaactattccaaaaaatactcttaaatgcgaactttttcatctttataaaaaaggaaaaaaatctttagcaaaattttttgcgaaattcaatggacgtgtgcatataggtagcgatatttggagtgatccttggcaaattcattcttatatgggtgtcacgtgtcattggataggtgacgattagactattcaaaaaaggcttattgcatttcgagtttttgatgaaagacattccgctcataatatttatagaataattaggcaagttttagaagaatataatttgataaataaagtattttcaattggttttgataatgccgccgcaaataccgcttctattcccgaattagaaaatatttgcaaacccacttttggcggataattttttcacattagatgtgcttgtcatgttttaaatttttgtgtacaagatggtttacgaactcttgacacttctctcgccccaataaatggtgcaattaattttttatggagtcgtccccattttatgaaatcatggggaaaattttgtaaacaaaatgggagaagggcaagaagatttccaaaagatattccgactcattggaattctacgtacgagttgcttcggcaaacttttgattataaagatttattatgtgtgtttatttcacaaaatattcccgaaattactttacttcctcaacattgggacgtttgcaaaatttttttagattttttgaaaatttttaatgatgctactaagactttatctggtatttattatcctactacgaatttatttttaatagagtgtgttaatattggtagtgtttttagtgaatatgaaaatgataccgaattaggtcgaactattttagtaatgcaagaaaaatggttacattattatttgcaaattcctcttgtctatttagttggtattgttttttatccacgtattaaattagacggtttactagattatttgaatgtgtattatcatgattgtttacatttagaagattcaatagatatttcaaatatactatgagatgttaaagaatctatagtagtgttatatggagaattttgtagtagatatggtttaaatgattctggatctttacaatctatcgcttcacgtagcgaatgtggtaattcacttagtagatggtataatatgctcaagagtaggcaaaaaaaaaaaaaaaaggcaacaggtagtatttctgaattagaaaaatatttaatcactcaatttgagtttcgtgatgcggaacatagtactgatttcgaaatcctgaagtggtggaagagtcaccaaatcgattatccagttctcacactcatcgctcgtcagatattagcaaccccttcttcaacggttgcggttgaacaagcatttagcgctggaggattaattttggactctcgccgttcaagattaagcccggagtctgtggaagctcaagcttgtgttgacgattggacgagggtgaaatatcgacaccaagagttggatcgtgaacacgaattttttagcgatgatattggagataccaccgccacgggtaccacaacgggtagcgacgattgacgatgaggtaagttggggttatcaaaggtaaaagaactacatggattttgattcttctatctccaaaaagatatgtaagcgcttaatgataattcattaagttcaagcccattcctcctcttttttttttctccacattttattacaatgtacaatttgattatattttataatttataatttattatgttcattttattatttattatttaaaaaattaaaattaaaaaaggaaccggaattaATCGGCCCGAACCGACCTGGAACCGCCGGGTTCCGATTCGAAACCgaaaccggccacctctacttaaatcatatatccaatttcgacaaaaaaaataaattatataccTAATTACcccaaaattattaaatatatatgaaaatatatatttaaaacacaacgtatcaattttttttattttttaataaataaagcgCCAACAGGTCGTGTCACGTATCAGTGCGACTTAATCATGGTCCATGACACGGCTCCTGGGATGATTTCTTTTAAATCGTTAAGCCCCTTCTTGAAATCTCCAGTACCCTCTCATTTTATCTCCACATCCGTAACTTTCTTGCTTTTTAACAAATCGAATCTataagccaacaaaaaaaaaaacaaatcgaaTCTCAACACTTAACCGGCAAGAAATTTGGCAGCATAGCTTTTACGCTCGTCTCACATCTTATATGTGgaagaaggtgaagatgagCAAACACTGGCACTAGAAGCGGTGCCCCCCGCGGGAGCTCGATTTCGTATTTGGGTCATTTGCCATTGTGATCGGGTAAATGTCAAAGTACTATCTGTTTTCTTCCCGAGCTTGCGAACCGACCAAAGGATCGAAGCAACCCAAGTGATATAAAAGCCAACATTCCCCCAAGACACATAGCGCTTCTGTTTGCAAGACAAAAACACTGAAAAAAAATCGGGAAAGCTAGAAACCGACAAGCTGCGACAAGAGGCGGAGAGCAACTCCACATTCCCTCGTTTCCACGATTCGAAGAAAAAACCGGGGAAAAGATTTTGGAgaggacaagaaaaagaaggccgCTACCCCCTCGAGATTCAGCCGCTTGATCATTTCGCATGTCTAGCACACCTCACAAGCGACCCAACTCAATGGACTCACGGCTTCACAGCCTGGTGTAAGGACATTGGCAAACATCAGAATTTCCTTGGTCCAGGCCTAATGGTCAGCCGCGTGTTTGGCGAGTATTGTAGGACTTGCAATGGGCGCATTTCTGAGCAACTACATGGAATTGGACTTGAGATGTTTTCCCGCAGTCGTTGCAGAGGATCCAAACCTGTTGAACAGCAAACAACTTTCAGCAGCAGTTCTTCTCTAGTCACGGAACTTGACCAGACTAACATAGCCTCGAGAAGGAGTAGATTAATCTATCGTGTCCTCCTACACCCACCATTTTGTTTTGATAAGGCTCTGGCATTGGCGTGGCTGCAATCTCCACGTCAAATTTCTCCCAAACCTTTGACATATCACAGACAGACTTCGAGCAGATTGGGCAAGCAAACCTATCGCAATAATCACCAAGATTAAATCCTGTATAAAGAAAAGTCGAGCCCGATAACAAGTATATGATAAGCCTCCAGATACTCACTGGTGATGTTCTCTCATCTCTTTTAAGCAGTTCTTATGGATTGTGTGTCCGCAAGGCAAGACTGTCACATCATTTCTTGAATCAAATAGGAACTGCACATCACCATTTCCACCAGTTTTAATTTGTATTCATTGCAATGCAGACAAAATAACCACTGAATCACAGAGATTTACCTCAAAGCAAACAGGACAGTCATGATGCATCGCTCTTTCCACGCAAGGATGGCTGTTTTTCAGCAAGACTGAATAGCAGCAACCTGTACAACAGGACAATAAGTGAAGCAGATTTAACTTGCAGATCTTTCTATTACTATTTATGCTGGCGCAAGCACAGGATAACTGAAGCTTACCACACTTGTAACAGTGGAAGAAATTCTCCCGCCCCCCAATTCTGAGGGAAAAAAATACAGTTAGACATGTACCAAACGTGCAACACCATCAAAGACAAAGGAATTATGAGAATAACATCCAGAAGGGGGGACTTATGTATAAACTGATCTTAAATACCTAAGACAAACCAATAAGCTCCACCAGGGGCAACGATTGACAGAAGTGAGATGCATCTACAAATTTCATCTAACATTCCGAAACTACTAGTTCGGGTAACCGACTATTATCATATATCTAAGTCATCTAGCTATTATTTGGGAATATATTTTAGGTTATCTCGAACATTTTCATCTACTCTCACCAATCTCCCGGTGCCAAGTGTTCGTGaatgttcttattttctcaaaaatactAACACTGCCCACCCAGAGATTGAATTGGTGAATAGTGCAGTCGTGCTTTGAGACACCAAAAAACTCCCATTATTCACGTGGATAATCGCTTTGACACTGTTGAGTATTGATGGTAATAGTCGCCATACCTGCAAATTCCACATCCATTGCAATGATACTGGTTTTTGGATGTCTgcagaaaaaataaagtaagatGTCAGGTCCATGTGATCATTACAGTCCTCCACTGCAGGATATAACACCTCACACTTTTGACAATCTGTAAAATGCTAATAAGAAACTTCCTTTTTTCACATGCTTGCCTGTTATACAGCATTTTTATGCTCAGATTTTAATTATATGTGCTAGGGGGAGAGGGCAGTCTTCTGACCTAGAGAGAGACTCGACCACTGTCACTGTCCTAgaaacacaaaagaaataatGCAGCCAGATAAAAAAGATTTGACTCACATCATCATCGAAAAGCTTACAGGTCCCACAAAAGTACTTCCCCATGCAAACACCACAGTTAATGCACACCTGCCGGACCTGTGACATGGGAATTAAAGGTTCAGAATCAACATCTGCAAAACTTAAAATCTTGATGGCCAATTACGATTCTGCACTGTAGCTTATTTTTGGCTAGTCTTTCTAAGCAACTTCACATTTTTTCACCTTCTTTGAAATGCTCTTTAGCGCAATTAAAACTGGTAATGAAGGATAGAATGTTTAAACTTACCTCTTGTTCAGTACCACAAAGTGAACACACAACCTGAAACAAAAAAAGTCGGTAAGAGAGAACATCCAGTAATAAGTCAGTCTTTAAACATGCCAGAAATTTGATAGCATCCACCTGTTGAACTTGATGGCGAGGCAACTCATGTCGCTGCTTTTGGTTTACATTGATATTATTCTGCACATAAGAGAACACTGTCATATTATGAAGAGCAAGCCCATAGTTGGAAGATTCAAGAATCAAATATTTGTCAGATATCCCAAACTAGACCACTTATAAGAACTCAATCCACATGGCGGCTGTCATTTATGATGCAAAGAAACTCTAATGCTATAAATAAGCCAATTAACTTCTAGAGAATATGAGGGGCAACTTCTGCACATATCCATCCTACAATAATGGCAAACCACCCATATCGCAATATAAGCGCACACACTTCAAAGTTAAACATCAGGTTAGAATGCAATCTCATCTTAAGATAACTCATGTCAATAGAGTCCAAATCAACAAGCAGCTCAAGTGGTACCTACATTTGGGTTGATGACCATTCTCTAGTATATGGCAAGTGAAAAGTCAATGAATTAAGCTTACCATGTAGTGCTCCTAGATATCTAGTGACCCTCTTCATGTCATAATAAGGTAAGTTATCAAGCATACTTAAGTCTATTGAGGGGCACAAGGAATCACCTTTGCATCATTATGACAGTGACGGCAATCAAAAATCTCGTTGCAACAGGGGGCTCTAATGCGGCACCTTCGATGGTAATGAGGGCatctgcagcagcagcaactaTGATATTAACTGAAAGTTGAGAGAAATTAAACTCGAAGTACTAATGCCCAAGAAAGAGCTGAGACATTACCCGT
This genomic interval from Rhodamnia argentea isolate NSW1041297 chromosome 4, ASM2092103v1, whole genome shotgun sequence contains the following:
- the LOC115754023 gene encoding probable E3 ubiquitin-protein ligase RZFP34; its protein translation is MGELAIEQPGFQHFDVENRQHAFYEERPTDNEYAVLRQMNGEMMPVEETKDDASATELLERGYLQYGCPHYHRRCRIRAPCCNEIFDCRHCHNDAKNNINVNQKQRHELPRHQVQQVVCSLCGTEQEVRQVCINCGVCMGKYFCGTCKLFDDDTSKNQYHCNGCGICRIGGRENFFHCYKCGCCYSVLLKNSHPCVERAMHHDCPVCFEFLFDSRNDVTVLPCGHTIHKNCLKEMREHHQFACPICSKSVCDMSKVWEKFDVEIAATPMPEPYQNKMVWILCNDCGKTSQVQFHVVAQKCAHCKSYNTRQTRG